In one window of Lacticaseibacillus casei DSM 20011 = JCM 1134 = ATCC 393 DNA:
- a CDS encoding MetQ/NlpA family ABC transporter substrate-binding protein has translation MNRWKKIIITGIALVSLLTLVACGKAANDSSAASSSSKPIVLGSSGSDYQIWQHIAKSPQAKKAGLTIKVKQVTDGNVINASTAEGQLDVNAFQSYAYFQQYNKINPSQKLAALGTTYLEPMGLYSKKYKHLSDIPNGATIGISNDPANATRGLLLLAAAKLITLKPNFNALSTVKDIQTNPKQLKFKEVENTVQTLPDVDAELISNTRALDGGLNVLKDSLFHEKLTQKTRANVNILATAAKNKNNKQFKKLVKLYHDPTLQAWIKKTFSGTKLEVNKPISYLQKSN, from the coding sequence ATGAATCGTTGGAAGAAAATAATCATCACAGGGATCGCGTTGGTGTCACTTTTGACGCTGGTCGCTTGCGGTAAGGCTGCGAATGATAGCAGTGCTGCCAGCTCAAGCAGCAAGCCCATCGTGCTCGGCAGTAGTGGCTCGGACTATCAGATCTGGCAACATATCGCTAAATCGCCGCAAGCCAAAAAGGCGGGACTGACGATTAAAGTGAAGCAGGTCACGGATGGCAACGTAATTAATGCTTCGACTGCTGAAGGGCAACTTGATGTAAATGCGTTCCAGTCGTATGCCTATTTTCAGCAATACAATAAAATCAATCCGAGCCAAAAACTGGCCGCACTTGGGACGACCTATCTTGAGCCGATGGGATTGTATTCAAAGAAGTACAAACATTTAAGTGACATTCCCAATGGCGCGACGATTGGCATTTCAAATGATCCAGCCAATGCGACCCGCGGGCTATTACTACTTGCGGCCGCTAAATTGATCACGCTGAAGCCGAATTTTAATGCGCTGAGTACGGTGAAAGACATTCAGACGAATCCCAAACAGCTGAAATTTAAAGAGGTGGAAAACACGGTGCAGACGTTGCCGGACGTTGATGCAGAGCTGATTTCCAATACACGGGCCTTGGATGGCGGGCTGAACGTTTTGAAGGATTCACTTTTCCATGAAAAATTAACCCAGAAGACGCGGGCAAATGTCAATATTCTTGCAACTGCAGCCAAGAACAAGAACAATAAGCAGTTCAAAAAACTCGTGAAACTTTACCACGATCCAACGCTTCAAGCCTGGATCAAGAAGACTTTTTCCGGGACGAAGCTTGAGGTTAATAAGCCGATCAGCTACCTGCAAAAAAGTAACTAA
- a CDS encoding linear amide C-N hydrolase, with the protein MCSSMTIKSLQGDIFWGRTMDYNTSFFHETPAGGVPGKIVSLPADHQLPAQSGTWTTKYAAVGVGVDQSVALFDGVNSEGLAGDLQVLVECSWASADSLAKRNLKPIKGEEFVSLALTTCKNVAEVRELAGQYGLIDEPLQFGGQGVKIPLHYTFVDPSGAGLVIEPTDHGAFKLYDSIGAMTNSPEYHWHTTNLRNYVSLNDRNYPEGADLGDHHLDPIELGTGYGMFGLPGDYTSPSRFVRAMFVSRNLDPFESKDGIRVLYNAFKTVLIPQGLGRDPKHDILTDYTQYWSGYDLSKRAIYVQDSNTLTMTTKTLDPTVTEVTYDDLVKTEQFNQL; encoded by the coding sequence ATGTGTTCATCCATGACGATCAAATCGCTTCAAGGTGATATTTTCTGGGGCCGAACGATGGACTATAACACGAGTTTCTTTCACGAGACACCGGCTGGCGGCGTTCCGGGGAAAATCGTGAGTCTGCCGGCCGATCATCAATTACCGGCGCAAAGTGGAACTTGGACAACCAAGTATGCTGCGGTTGGCGTTGGTGTTGATCAGAGTGTCGCTTTATTTGATGGCGTCAACAGTGAAGGACTTGCTGGCGATCTGCAGGTGCTGGTTGAGTGCAGTTGGGCGAGTGCCGATTCACTGGCAAAACGCAACTTGAAACCGATCAAAGGTGAAGAGTTTGTCAGCCTAGCTTTGACAACTTGCAAAAATGTTGCTGAGGTCCGTGAACTGGCCGGTCAATATGGCTTGATTGATGAACCGCTTCAGTTCGGCGGTCAAGGCGTTAAAATTCCGCTGCATTATACGTTTGTCGATCCGTCTGGCGCTGGGTTAGTCATCGAGCCAACCGATCACGGGGCCTTCAAGCTTTATGACAGCATTGGCGCCATGACAAATAGCCCGGAATATCATTGGCACACCACTAATTTACGCAACTATGTCAGCCTGAACGATCGCAATTATCCTGAAGGTGCCGATCTCGGTGATCACCATCTTGACCCGATTGAACTGGGCACCGGCTACGGCATGTTTGGCTTGCCAGGTGATTACACCTCCCCGTCGCGGTTTGTCAGAGCCATGTTTGTGTCCCGCAATCTTGATCCGTTTGAAAGCAAAGATGGCATCCGCGTGCTTTACAATGCCTTCAAGACGGTCCTGATTCCGCAAGGCTTGGGTCGCGATCCCAAACACGACATTTTGACGGATTACACCCAGTATTGGTCAGGCTATGACTTGAGCAAGCGCGCAATTTACGTTCAGGATTCAAACACGCTAACCATGACCACCAAGACGCTCGACCCGACCGTTACGGAAGTCACCTATGACGATTTGGTAAAAACGGAACAGTTTAATCAACTATAA
- a CDS encoding oleate hydratase, with protein sequence MIKHKAIMIGAGLANMAAAVYLIQEGHWQGNQITFYSLDDHGSNDGAPAADTADEYWNKVHPMENTNGYVARGGRMLNYRTYVDLMDLLSRIPSATEPGLTAEEDTRQFDAQHRTFDKARLMEGGIGIIQAGHLGLNNTDRLLLIKLIMMPDSEEEKLDNVSIADYFKDDPHMFQTNFWYMWETTFAFRIESSAQELRRYMHMMIYEFTQIEHLVGVNRTRYNQFESIMLPLINYLKDQGCRIILNRRVTDFEFKDTAMTDEITVTALNMLNTETDKTEHVDVDDDTAVFFTNGSITDSATQGDFDHPAVENMDQGAAAGLWKQATEHFYNLGNPDKFFADRAASEWVSFTLTTKDHLLLNEIERITTQLPGNALNSFLSTQPITALGQKDVMMSIVVHHQPHFTTQKPNETVLWGYFLYPRRYGEFVNKPYIKMTGKEMALELIGQLAKVDPGPGNIRDHQDAIMASIINNIPVYMPYASALFNNRAKVDRPEVIPAHSTNLAFTGEFVEQPFQMVFTEQSAVRSGEIAAYHFTGIPMSHLVQTPRYDKDIKTLMRATKKMFE encoded by the coding sequence ATGATCAAGCATAAGGCGATCATGATCGGCGCTGGGCTGGCAAATATGGCGGCCGCCGTTTATCTGATTCAGGAAGGTCATTGGCAGGGAAATCAAATCACGTTTTATTCACTGGACGATCATGGGTCAAATGACGGTGCTCCGGCTGCTGATACGGCAGATGAGTACTGGAATAAGGTTCATCCCATGGAAAACACCAATGGCTATGTGGCACGCGGCGGTCGCATGCTGAACTATCGAACCTATGTTGATTTGATGGACCTGTTGAGTCGGATCCCCTCAGCAACCGAACCGGGGCTGACGGCTGAAGAAGATACCCGGCAATTCGACGCCCAGCATCGCACTTTTGACAAAGCGCGGCTGATGGAAGGCGGCATCGGCATCATTCAGGCTGGCCATCTAGGACTGAACAACACGGATCGCCTTTTGCTGATCAAGCTGATTATGATGCCGGACTCAGAAGAAGAAAAACTCGACAATGTCAGCATTGCCGATTACTTCAAAGATGATCCGCATATGTTCCAGACGAATTTCTGGTACATGTGGGAAACGACCTTCGCTTTTCGGATTGAAAGTTCAGCGCAAGAGTTGCGGCGCTACATGCACATGATGATTTACGAGTTCACGCAAATCGAGCATCTGGTGGGCGTTAACCGCACCCGTTACAACCAATTCGAAAGCATCATGTTGCCGCTGATTAACTATCTGAAGGATCAAGGCTGCCGGATTATTCTCAATCGCCGGGTCACAGATTTTGAGTTTAAAGATACGGCTATGACCGACGAAATCACCGTCACTGCCCTCAACATGCTGAACACTGAAACCGACAAAACCGAGCATGTCGATGTTGATGATGACACTGCCGTCTTCTTTACCAACGGCTCCATCACTGATTCGGCCACGCAAGGCGACTTTGACCACCCGGCCGTTGAAAACATGGATCAAGGTGCTGCGGCTGGCTTATGGAAACAAGCTACCGAGCATTTTTATAACCTAGGCAATCCCGATAAATTCTTTGCTGATCGCGCCGCCAGCGAATGGGTCAGTTTTACTTTGACCACCAAGGATCACCTGCTGCTCAATGAAATCGAGCGCATCACAACGCAGCTTCCGGGGAATGCTTTGAATTCCTTCTTATCCACCCAGCCGATCACGGCGCTTGGACAAAAAGATGTGATGATGTCGATTGTCGTACATCATCAGCCACACTTCACCACTCAAAAACCAAACGAGACCGTTCTTTGGGGCTATTTCCTCTATCCACGGCGTTACGGAGAGTTCGTGAACAAGCCGTATATCAAAATGACCGGTAAGGAAATGGCACTTGAACTGATCGGCCAATTGGCAAAAGTCGATCCGGGTCCCGGCAATATCCGCGATCACCAAGATGCGATTATGGCCAGCATCATCAACAATATTCCAGTCTACATGCCATATGCTTCGGCGCTTTTCAACAATCGCGCCAAAGTCGATCGTCCCGAAGTCATTCCGGCCCATTCAACGAACCTCGCCTTCACCGGTGAATTCGTCGAACAGCCATTCCAGATGGTCTTCACAGAACAAAGCGCTGTCCGTTCCGGTGAAATTGCTGCTTATCACTTCACTGGTATCCCGATGAGTCACCTTGTCCAAACGCCAAGATACGACAAGGATATTAAGACGCTGATGCGGGCAACGAAGAAAATGTTCGAATAA
- a CDS encoding TetR/AcrR family transcriptional regulator C-terminal domain-containing protein has translation MATSDQTKMQLATTLKQLMQHKPLDRITIAELSAATHVNRNTFYYHFEDIYGLLKWTFEADIGRKVMKNLGAATWEAKYRLVLDYILANQAFCLNAFNSVGRDMLEEFLFQSATDMVKPVVLDIDPTTPAKMVADICNFYGAAIVGQVLLWLSQSLQEPEEDLIKRADLMLNGSIAFIVHKQAHNKRT, from the coding sequence ATGGCCACATCCGATCAGACAAAAATGCAACTCGCGACCACCTTAAAGCAGCTCATGCAGCATAAGCCGCTGGATCGCATTACCATTGCGGAATTGAGTGCCGCAACCCACGTGAATCGCAACACGTTTTATTATCATTTTGAAGATATTTACGGCCTCCTGAAGTGGACGTTTGAAGCTGACATCGGCCGTAAAGTCATGAAGAATCTTGGAGCAGCCACCTGGGAAGCCAAGTATCGGCTGGTGCTCGATTACATTCTGGCCAATCAGGCATTTTGTCTGAACGCCTTCAATTCCGTTGGTCGCGACATGCTGGAAGAGTTCCTTTTCCAGTCCGCGACTGACATGGTCAAGCCAGTGGTCCTGGACATTGATCCAACCACGCCTGCCAAAATGGTTGCGGACATCTGTAATTTTTATGGCGCCGCGATTGTCGGCCAGGTTTTGTTGTGGTTATCACAGTCGTTACAGGAACCCGAAGAGGACCTGATCAAGCGCGCTGATCTGATGCTTAACGGTTCGATTGCGTTCATTGTGCACAAGCAAGCGCACAATAAAAGAACTTAA
- the dhaM gene encoding dihydroxyacetone kinase phosphoryl donor subunit DhaM, translating into MAMGMLLVSHVPAIASGLETLIKQVAKDVPITTAGGTSDGQIGTDLDHIQKAINDNPASELLVFYDLGSAKMNLDIAEEVSDKQMHVYDLAFVEGAYAAAALLEANVTLDKIEAQLKPLKVK; encoded by the coding sequence ATGGCAATGGGCATGTTGCTCGTTTCCCACGTACCGGCCATCGCCAGCGGCCTTGAAACGCTAATCAAACAAGTCGCCAAAGATGTTCCCATCACCACAGCCGGCGGTACCAGTGACGGTCAAATCGGCACCGATCTTGACCATATTCAAAAAGCCATTAACGACAACCCGGCTTCCGAGTTGTTGGTTTTCTATGATCTCGGCAGCGCCAAAATGAATCTCGACATCGCCGAAGAAGTCAGCGACAAACAAATGCATGTCTATGACTTGGCGTTTGTCGAAGGCGCTTATGCCGCGGCTGCGTTACTTGAAGCCAACGTGACACTGGATAAAATCGAGGCACAGTTGAAGCCGTTGAAAGTTAAGTAA
- the dhaL gene encoding dihydroxyacetone kinase subunit DhaL, translating to MLNVETLTKWMTNFENRIADQKDHLTELDRVIGDSDHGNNMERGVNAIKAAFEKTPPTDDLAQDFKTIAMAMLSKVGGASGPLYGTAFLEMAKLAKTDTDFGDLVEAAAKGIAKRGQAKPGDKTMLDVWAPAADLIKQNKLTADAIDKLVEATKPMTAKRGRASYLGEKSIGHVDPGAASTGELLKAYLDAKA from the coding sequence ATGTTAAACGTTGAGACATTAACCAAATGGATGACGAATTTTGAAAACCGGATTGCCGATCAAAAAGATCATCTCACCGAACTTGACCGCGTGATCGGCGACTCCGACCATGGTAATAACATGGAACGCGGCGTCAATGCTATCAAAGCAGCGTTCGAAAAGACACCGCCAACCGACGATCTGGCTCAGGATTTCAAAACAATTGCCATGGCGATGCTCAGTAAAGTCGGCGGCGCCAGTGGTCCGTTGTATGGAACGGCTTTTCTGGAAATGGCTAAACTTGCCAAAACCGACACTGACTTTGGCGACCTTGTCGAAGCAGCTGCCAAGGGTATTGCCAAACGCGGCCAAGCCAAGCCTGGTGACAAAACCATGTTGGATGTCTGGGCACCTGCCGCTGATTTGATCAAGCAAAACAAATTGACCGCCGACGCCATTGACAAGCTGGTCGAAGCCACCAAGCCAATGACTGCCAAACGTGGTCGCGCCTCTTACCTCGGTGAAAAGAGTATCGGCCACGTTGACCCAGGTGCTGCTTCGACTGGTGAGCTACTAAAAGCATACCTCGATGCAAAAGCGTGA
- the dhaK gene encoding dihydroxyacetone kinase subunit DhaK — protein sequence MKKIINDPGDIVPEMIAGLTASYPQYLKQIPETTAVVRNDAAFKQHAKVGVISGGGSGHEPLHAGYVGQGMLDAAVAGQVFTSPTPDQIYAAIKAVNQGEGVLMIVKNYSGDVMNFDMAKDLASVDDIKVESVVVDDDVAVKDSLYTQGRRGVAGTIFVEKILGAASEAGLGLDDLKKLGDAIVKNTKSFAVALHAATVPEVGKPGFDLKPDEIEFGVGIHNEPGTGQEKLPTSKVLAKQLIGKLTVEFKDPKAHKYAVLVNGMGATPLSEQYIFMGDVLNELHAQGLEASFTKAGNYVTSLDMAGISLTMLALDDPQWLTYLNASAHTVGWGDTDVKR from the coding sequence ATGAAGAAGATTATCAATGACCCGGGCGATATTGTCCCGGAAATGATTGCTGGTCTCACTGCCAGTTATCCACAATATTTGAAACAGATTCCTGAAACAACGGCGGTCGTCCGCAATGACGCCGCATTTAAGCAACATGCAAAAGTCGGGGTTATTTCCGGTGGCGGGTCAGGTCATGAGCCGCTGCATGCTGGTTATGTCGGTCAAGGTATGCTTGATGCCGCAGTGGCCGGCCAAGTCTTTACCTCACCGACGCCCGACCAGATTTACGCCGCGATCAAGGCAGTTAACCAAGGCGAAGGGGTTCTCATGATCGTCAAGAATTACTCCGGTGACGTCATGAACTTTGACATGGCCAAGGACCTGGCCAGCGTTGATGACATCAAAGTCGAGTCAGTCGTCGTGGATGACGATGTGGCCGTCAAAGATTCACTGTACACACAGGGTCGTCGCGGCGTTGCCGGCACAATTTTTGTCGAAAAGATTCTCGGCGCGGCTTCTGAGGCTGGATTAGGCCTTGATGACCTCAAAAAGCTAGGCGATGCGATCGTTAAAAATACCAAGTCGTTCGCGGTTGCCTTGCATGCCGCCACCGTTCCGGAAGTCGGCAAACCCGGCTTTGATCTGAAGCCAGATGAAATCGAATTCGGCGTCGGTATTCACAACGAACCCGGCACCGGTCAGGAAAAGCTGCCAACTTCCAAAGTGCTAGCCAAGCAACTCATCGGCAAGCTGACGGTTGAATTCAAAGATCCTAAAGCACATAAATACGCCGTGCTGGTCAACGGCATGGGTGCGACCCCACTGTCCGAACAGTACATTTTCATGGGCGATGTTTTGAATGAATTGCATGCCCAAGGTCTTGAAGCCAGCTTCACCAAGGCAGGCAATTACGTCACATCACTCGACATGGCCGGCATTTCCCTGACGATGCTGGCGCTGGACGATCCGCAATGGCTGACTTATCTGAATGCATCTGCACATACTGTAGGCTGGGGGGATACTGATGTTAAACGTTGA
- a CDS encoding OsmC family protein has translation MQDERWNHPLYTTEAINDEGLEGHAYVPDGLKVQTSSPMNDHPGTNPEQLLGLSLSTCLEATLQAVEKEHGLPHTGAVRVKVAFIGARAEYQFLVHAQVMVKGVDLDTAKSFTEEIENRCPVSKLLKNSGNYTIETVTDFDD, from the coding sequence ATGCAAGACGAACGTTGGAATCACCCACTGTATACAACTGAAGCCATCAACGACGAAGGCCTGGAAGGTCACGCTTATGTGCCAGACGGCCTGAAGGTTCAGACGAGCAGCCCGATGAATGACCATCCGGGGACCAACCCTGAACAGCTTTTGGGCTTGTCGTTGAGCACTTGCCTTGAAGCCACATTGCAAGCCGTTGAAAAAGAACACGGACTGCCACATACCGGCGCGGTTCGCGTGAAGGTGGCGTTCATTGGCGCGCGTGCTGAGTATCAATTTCTGGTTCATGCCCAGGTTATGGTGAAAGGCGTCGATCTGGATACCGCCAAATCCTTCACCGAAGAAATTGAAAATCGCTGCCCGGTTTCAAAATTACTTAAAAATAGCGGCAACTACACCATCGAAACCGTCACCGATTTCGATGACTAA
- a CDS encoding 3'-5' exonuclease, with protein sequence MARSTNRKRKMRSPRQARRQLNKLLRDPIAKPHNAAAVRIRLDELTALFQHREYRSHQSATVNRVNIQGNVQFDLARWYPEGGRLRDMLRPRSPLLPIMFSVQDFGNHRKSLARGLTLAVSRAARQLDQMRAADKLPIIMQPFSDWVHLLALGLQNWLETGQVVFSLLDLKGAYVLTTMPTAPATWLARLFGISLGQADQTLTDLRHQRQEQADRLTTKLAAKFAQEKAPLVQSANQRAAKSLQLDPPTMAQLASDQAPLKTQKDVIDRLARGDYIVIDTEFVADRNQLDLTEISLLRVRDHRVAGAFDIFTQLPEGHHVMPFSVKITGITDDLLNQYGQPLPLAKTAVEQLLKHELVVGFAPSNDLRALRAGLAIDVPPVQTFDVAALARKTFGIGKKHTPSLQYYKEALGIDLPSHTALSDAQTTMALLEHLIWEGNPLITKELGFEQRPPEHANDSEPYQKPDLSDK encoded by the coding sequence ATGGCGCGGTCCACTAATCGAAAAAGAAAAATGCGCTCACCGCGACAGGCACGGCGTCAGTTGAATAAGTTATTGCGCGATCCAATTGCCAAACCGCATAACGCCGCAGCGGTGCGCATTCGCCTTGATGAACTCACGGCGCTCTTTCAGCATCGTGAATACCGGTCACACCAGTCTGCAACCGTTAATCGGGTCAACATTCAAGGAAACGTGCAATTTGATCTGGCTCGTTGGTACCCTGAAGGTGGCCGGCTGCGTGACATGTTGCGCCCGCGCAGTCCGCTGCTTCCGATCATGTTTTCGGTTCAGGATTTTGGTAATCACCGCAAAAGCCTCGCCCGCGGCCTCACGCTAGCTGTTTCTAGAGCTGCTCGACAACTGGATCAAATGAGAGCCGCCGATAAATTGCCAATCATCATGCAGCCGTTTAGCGACTGGGTTCATCTCCTCGCCCTCGGGTTGCAAAATTGGCTTGAAACCGGTCAGGTAGTCTTTTCTTTGCTTGATCTCAAGGGCGCCTATGTCTTGACGACGATGCCGACTGCCCCAGCTACTTGGCTAGCCAGGCTTTTTGGCATTTCCTTGGGCCAAGCCGATCAGACTCTGACCGATTTGCGCCATCAACGGCAAGAACAGGCAGACCGTTTAACCACCAAACTAGCAGCCAAGTTTGCGCAGGAAAAAGCGCCGTTAGTGCAATCCGCCAACCAGCGCGCGGCCAAGTCCCTGCAGTTAGACCCACCAACTATGGCCCAGCTTGCCTCAGACCAGGCACCGTTAAAAACGCAAAAAGACGTCATCGATCGACTAGCCCGGGGCGACTACATCGTGATCGATACAGAGTTTGTGGCCGATCGGAATCAACTTGACCTAACCGAAATCAGCTTATTACGTGTGCGTGATCATCGAGTCGCAGGTGCGTTTGATATTTTCACCCAACTACCTGAAGGCCATCACGTGATGCCATTCTCGGTCAAAATCACCGGGATTACCGATGACTTGTTGAATCAGTACGGGCAACCGCTGCCGCTGGCGAAAACAGCTGTCGAACAATTGTTGAAGCATGAACTCGTTGTCGGCTTCGCACCCAGCAATGACCTACGTGCCCTTCGCGCCGGCCTCGCGATCGATGTGCCACCTGTTCAAACTTTCGACGTCGCCGCATTAGCCCGTAAAACTTTCGGAATCGGCAAAAAGCATACGCCGTCGCTGCAATACTATAAAGAGGCGCTCGGCATTGATTTGCCTTCTCACACAGCCTTGAGTGATGCCCAAACCACGATGGCCTTGCTCGAACACCTCATTTGGGAAGGCAACCCACTTATCACCAAGGAACTTGGCTTTGAACAACGCCCACCTGAACACGCCAATGATTCGGAGCCTTATCAGAAGCCGGATTTGAGTGACAAATAG
- a CDS encoding ArsR/SmtB family transcription factor, whose translation MDIKQSTDATAFKQRIFFALSEPGRYTIVRMLYHVGHEMGCNELNQHVEIDKSTMSYHLRTLREIGMITTRVQGRQKFVTLNTDKIESVFPGLLAEL comes from the coding sequence ATGGATATCAAACAATCAACAGACGCAACAGCTTTCAAGCAGCGAATTTTCTTTGCCTTGTCCGAGCCGGGACGTTACACGATTGTGCGCATGCTTTACCACGTGGGCCACGAAATGGGGTGCAATGAGCTTAACCAGCACGTGGAGATTGACAAATCAACGATGTCATATCATTTGCGCACGTTACGTGAAATCGGCATGATTACCACACGCGTTCAGGGACGGCAAAAATTTGTCACATTAAATACCGATAAGATTGAATCTGTCTTCCCGGGATTACTTGCTGAGCTGTAA
- a CDS encoding MFS transporter gives MKERRLSLLFFLVMFVIGTDTFLVSPLLPTLTRYYGISTSLSGLIVSAYAVGYMLSALLIGPISDRHDRKRILVIGLVVFTLATAGCGLANTFPLMLVTRFTAGIAAATAGPQIWAAIPVLFPKGQVVKVMGYATAGLAVAQIVGVPLGSYLAVISWRFPFFFVGTIALILTLLVVRFMPSLNEVRTAQPKSSIYGQLLQNKPVLKLLDAYLLFQTANFTGFAFIGTWFAKSFGLSVGTIGSFILVIGVGQFVGSLIGARLVTWLGQPHAFLLEFLLFISGYVVLPLASSALVATIILALIYTIGGALLPLFMSTLQDQAQSARGMISSLANAVMYLGEAIGGVVGGILIKQFTGFSVIAVFTAIGVTLAMLLYARQGYFKQLQTSR, from the coding sequence ATGAAAGAACGTAGACTCTCGCTTTTATTTTTCCTCGTTATGTTCGTGATTGGCACAGATACATTTCTGGTTTCACCTTTATTACCGACTTTAACTCGGTATTACGGCATCTCAACGAGTCTTTCCGGTCTCATTGTCAGTGCGTACGCGGTGGGTTACATGCTGTCAGCGTTGCTGATTGGCCCGATTTCCGATCGCCATGATCGTAAACGTATTTTAGTTATCGGCTTAGTTGTCTTTACCCTCGCAACTGCTGGGTGCGGACTGGCCAATACGTTTCCGCTGATGCTCGTCACCCGATTCACTGCCGGCATTGCCGCTGCGACAGCCGGTCCGCAAATCTGGGCGGCGATCCCCGTGCTCTTTCCCAAGGGTCAGGTGGTCAAAGTCATGGGATACGCTACAGCTGGTTTGGCGGTTGCCCAGATTGTCGGCGTTCCGCTCGGTAGTTATTTGGCCGTTATCTCGTGGCGTTTTCCTTTCTTCTTTGTCGGCACGATTGCACTGATACTGACATTGTTGGTCGTGCGGTTCATGCCTAGTCTTAATGAAGTTAGAACCGCCCAGCCGAAATCCAGCATCTATGGTCAGCTTTTGCAAAACAAACCGGTACTTAAGTTATTAGACGCATACTTATTGTTTCAGACGGCAAATTTTACCGGCTTTGCGTTCATCGGTACCTGGTTCGCGAAAAGCTTTGGGCTCTCGGTGGGCACGATCGGCAGCTTTATTCTGGTGATCGGTGTCGGACAGTTTGTCGGCAGTTTGATCGGCGCTCGACTGGTGACGTGGTTAGGTCAGCCGCACGCGTTCCTGCTTGAATTCCTGCTGTTCATCAGTGGTTATGTCGTTTTGCCATTGGCGTCGTCGGCGTTAGTTGCAACGATCATTCTGGCATTGATTTACACCATTGGTGGCGCGCTGTTGCCGTTGTTCATGAGCACTTTGCAGGATCAGGCACAATCAGCTCGCGGCATGATTTCCTCTTTGGCTAACGCGGTGATGTATCTTGGCGAAGCGATTGGCGGCGTTGTCGGTGGTATCTTGATTAAACAGTTCACCGGCTTTTCCGTTATTGCGGTGTTTACTGCTATTGGGGTAACCCTGGCAATGTTGTTGTACGCGCGGCAAGGCTATTTTAAGCAGCTGCAAACAAGCCGCTGA